One region of Candidatus Polarisedimenticolaceae bacterium genomic DNA includes:
- a CDS encoding CDP-alcohol phosphatidyltransferase family protein has protein sequence MRITANQVTLARLVLLPVPIVMIYRNTHGWMLGALAVYVVLGLTDALDGYLARKYGSTPLGALLDPVVDKIFLVAGFVPLSDFQIMPASLVLILFVRELAVTALRSIALEEGFSFKTSNIAKLKTMVQMVGAGFILLMWLYQDDRTIAILLGISAAIACLPAAIALVRGRRPSWMEWSWAGFFVVQFLGRLVLQPKPAIFASLSVIVAITLWTGAEYAWGMRKVLAARFSRRPVEALRLAGLSLALPIFYLPALDRPDDPTVSILCLLAAELAAGGIDNSLVQMGYVRDALPDLVRSGVQAVCGAILLWALLAGKSPSLALAATLFALGTTLGDLGLRTWRHRAAFSSTAAVS, from the coding sequence GTGCGGATCACGGCCAACCAGGTCACGCTCGCCCGGCTCGTCCTGCTTCCTGTGCCGATCGTGATGATTTACCGGAACACGCACGGATGGATGCTCGGGGCGCTGGCGGTCTACGTCGTCCTGGGGCTGACCGACGCGCTCGACGGCTATCTGGCGCGGAAGTACGGCTCGACCCCGCTCGGGGCGCTCCTGGACCCGGTCGTCGACAAGATCTTCCTCGTCGCTGGGTTCGTCCCGCTCTCGGATTTCCAGATCATGCCGGCGTCGCTCGTCCTCATCCTCTTCGTCCGCGAGCTCGCGGTCACGGCGCTCCGGAGCATCGCGCTCGAGGAGGGGTTCTCGTTCAAGACGAGCAACATCGCGAAGCTGAAGACGATGGTGCAGATGGTCGGGGCCGGTTTCATCCTCCTCATGTGGCTCTACCAGGACGACCGGACGATCGCGATCCTCCTGGGGATCTCGGCCGCGATCGCCTGCTTGCCGGCCGCGATCGCGCTCGTCCGCGGACGCCGCCCGAGCTGGATGGAGTGGAGCTGGGCCGGTTTCTTCGTCGTGCAATTCCTCGGGCGCCTCGTCCTCCAGCCCAAGCCCGCGATCTTCGCGTCGCTCTCCGTCATCGTCGCGATCACGCTCTGGACGGGCGCGGAGTACGCGTGGGGGATGCGGAAGGTGCTCGCCGCGCGATTCTCGAGGCGGCCGGTCGAGGCGCTCCGACTTGCCGGGCTGTCCTTGGCGCTCCCCATCTTCTATCTGCCGGCGCTCGACCGGCCGGACGACCCCACGGTGTCGATCCTCTGCCTGCTCGCGGCCGAGCTGGCCGCCGGGGGGATCGACAATTCGCTCGTCCAGATGGGCTATGTCCGGGACGCTCTTCCGGACCTCGTCCGGTCGGGAGTGCAGGCGGTCTGCGGGGCGATCCTCCTCTGGGCGCTCCTCGCCGGAAAATCGCCGTCGCTTGCGCTCGCGGCCACCCTCTTCGCCCTCGGGACGACCCTCGGCGACCTGGGGCTCCGGACGTGGCGGCATCGCGCCGCCTTCAGCTCGACCGCAGCCGTTTCTTGA